In the Ictidomys tridecemlineatus isolate mIctTri1 chromosome 10, mIctTri1.hap1, whole genome shotgun sequence genome, GCCACCACGCAGACAGGTACTGGGCAGAGCCCCAGTGTCGGAGTCAAGTGGAGCTATGTTCAGAGGGAGCTGACCGCCCGGAGCTGTCGGGACAGGTGGGCACCGAGCTCCATCACGGCCTCGGCTCTCCTAACTGgattctcctctttcttctccaccAGATGGCGACCCCGTGAGTCCCCTGCGCCTGCCGGTGGCAAGCATGCCATCACTTATGTGGACGAACGCATGAATGGAGGACAGGGGTGAGGGAGGCTCGCCAGCCTCAGAACGCAGGACAGGAAGGGAGGCCGGGGAGGAGGCTGCACAGCCTCCGGAGGTGTCAGGGCTGGGAGAGGAGCTCCGTGGCCCAGGGTGAGAACCAAGAGGGGCGGGGGGGCTGAGGTCTGGCCTCAGTGGGGCCATCTGACATGACCAGGCCACCGACATGTCCAAGACGGCACTGCCACTCGGCTCTGGGAGGTGGTCCCCAGCCCTCAGCCATCTAGGCATCTCGTGGGAGCCCACTAGGAATGCAGCTGGCAGGCCGTCTGCTGGACGCTGGCTCTGCGGGGCTGGGGCGTCCACAGTCTGCATTGGAAGATGCCCTAAGGAACTTTCTGCAGCGATTCTTTGCCTTAATGCCTTAATCTGACACCCGGCTCCAGACCCCTGTCCCTGACGCGAGCAGAGACGCTGTCAGCAGCTCTGGGCTGCGGCCCGCCTGCTCCAGGAGGCCGGGGGCCGCTCACCACAGACCCAACGCCAGCCCCATGCCTGTTCTCACCCGGGGCTCTACGCTAAGGTCGCCCCCCGCCTGGCCCTTTTGGGAGGAAGCTGAGGAggctgcctcctccctgccccgcTTCAGAAGCACCCGCCGCCTTTCCCGGTCTCCGCGGCTGGATGGGCCTTTGTCTTGCTCGGGCTTTTGGGTGGGCAGCAGTTCTGAATGCCAGTCGGAATGCCAGTCTCCTCTCTCATCCCAAGAATGCAAGAacgcttctctctctctccctctctctcttttttttttctttttttggcttttAAAGGAAACAATATGTTTGCTAGAAAAACCACAAAAAACGATTATATACAAAACGGTTATCTGAGTGTGGACTCTGAGGTGCAGGGAGGGTGCTGGCGCCGGGGGCTACTTGCGCTTCCTCAGAATCAGGTACATGATGCCGCTGATGAAGGTGAAGGCGAAGGCCACCCAGGCCAGGATGAAGGCGTAGCCGTACCTGCCCTCCGACGTCAGGGAGTAGTAACGCGGGTTGTTGTCGTGAAGGTCCTGGCGCCGGTCTGTGTAGATGGCAGCCGCGATCATCACACACAGACCTGCCAGAAAGAAAGTGGGGGCTCCGTGAACCACGTCCACCGCGCTCCGGGGAGCCGGGGAGCCGCCCACAGGAGGGATGAGcctcatccccatcccttttcatatttctatttcgacagggtcttgctaagttgctgaggctggccttgagcttgcgatcctcctgcctcggcctcctgaatgCGCCACCTGCCTGGCTCACAGCACAATATTGCCGTCTACCCTAAAGCCACATTGCTTCCTAGCTGGAACCTGTTTTGTGTGGGCAGCCAAGAACCCAGTCCAGAGGTCACGTCACTCTTGGTCTAAGCCAGAGGTCAGCAAACTTGTCCTACAAAGGGCCACGAAGTAAATAGTTTAGGCTTTCAAGGGCTAGAGGAGTCACCACTGCTCGACTCTGGCCGGAGCGTGATGGCAGCCAGGGAGAGCACATTAAAAAACAGgagtggctgtgttccaataaaactttatttacacaaACACAGGGCAGGCCAGATTATTTGTCACCCCAGTTTACTAGCTAAAGTTCATGGACACAACTGTATGTGACCCTAGTTCTGGCCAGAGAAAATTCATCAGTGAAAGATATTAGCCCCTGAGAAGAGATGAAGGAggaaaaagcatattttaattgTTCTCCTTCTCCCCTGCTGAGTGCTTTAGATACTATCAGATCAGGATGAAGCGTCTGGACTTACAGTAGCCCTTTGGGGGTCATGAAGAGGCTGTCACTCACAGTCTGAAGGTGACAGACTAGAAGGATGGGAAGAGACGGGGTGCTTGATGCTGTGAGCCATCAAACCAGCTCTGGCACTTTGAACCTACGGGCCACTTGTTATGACTATCTTTATGGCTAAAGTCACTGATAATTGGCACAGCCACAGAATCGTAGCTGAACACTTGATGACATTCACAGAGGTCAGTGCCAACAGGAGGCTACGCTCCCTGATTGTCCTTAGGACCCTGCCCTGGTCCAGCCAAGCTGTCTTTGTGGGACTGTCCATCCAGGGGCCCAGACTCCTCTGGGCAGCTTATAACAACGAATGGTCACGTCGTGGAGTGGACGTCTCCATCCACTTTCTGTCTTGCTAAACTTCATAGGTGCAAAAGTGCTGTGCGACCTCCACCTTCTCTAAGTTCCTCCAGGACCAGGACCAGGCGGTCATCTCTTACCTCCAGCGGGCAGCAGGGGCTTGGCCAAGGTGGCAAGGTGGGCACTTCTGCCACCGACCAGCCTAAACTCTGCTGGTGGCTCCCGCCAGCTTAGGATGAAGACCCCAAGTGCTGTCCATGGCCTACAGGACCCCACGGGTCTGGACCCCCGCTGGCCCACCTCCCACACCTCCCCTCCCCACTGGCCACGCTGCTCCCCGGCCAGCGCGCTGCCCCCTCCCCGCTGCCCCAACACAGCACAGGGGTGACAGCGGCTCCTGCACCCTGACAGGCCCCTGCTCAGCTTAGTGCCTTTGGGGggccttccctgtccccagctaACCACGCTCTCCATACACACTGCCCCGGCGACCGGAGGGGACCGCTGCCCACCCTCACTCACACGACAGCAGCTGGATGATGGAGGTCAGCACGAACCTCGCTCCCTGCTTGAGGCGGAAGAGCTGGAGCAGGAAGATGAAGAAGGCGATGCAGCAGAGGGTGGTGGACAGGATCATGGTGGCCTGCACCGCCTGCAGCGTGGCGTAGCCTGTGGGCAGAGGCCGAGGGCCAGGCTGAGGACGCAGCCCACAGCCACCAAGAGAGCCGCCCGCCGCCTCCCAGGATGCGCCTGGGCATCTGGGCCCAGGGCAGCAAGGAGCCCCCGACCCTCCCCGACAGCCACACGCACCCCTGACGGGAGGCCCCGACGCCCTTATCTGGGAGGTGGAGGGGGAGCCCCTctgcaggccctgggctggggcaCGGCTCCCACCTGCGGCTCGCAGGGGGTTAAAGTGCCACCGTCACATCACCCTGGAAGATGCGATTCAAGAGGCCAGGCCGGGGCCGGGGGACTGCGTAAGGAGCTCCTGACAGCCCCGAGGACCCAGGGTGCCCCCGAGAGAGGACGAGCATGGTGACCCCACGAGGAAAAGAGGGCACTCCTTTCTCTGAGACCAGCTTTAACAGGGTGAGAGGCTCCAGTGCTGGGAGGACAGGCCTCAGGGACAGAGTCCTCTGGGGGGGGACAGCAGGGTGGAGCACCGTGGGCCCAACAACCACAGGTGGAGAGTACTCAGGAGAGCGCCAGAGAGCCAGCCTTGGACCTGCCTTGCCCGGGCCCTACGCGGAGCCCACCACCGAGGTGACCCGCGGGCACCGACTCGGGTCTCTCAAGGAATCCAGAGGTGACCTGAAGCGCAGAAGGCCGTGTGCAGGTGGCATCTCTGCAGACACGTGGCACTTCATAGAGGGGACCTGGGCATCTGCAAGCCACGCTGTGCTCAAGGGTCCTGGCCCAGTGCCCTGCAGCTACAAGGgacctggggtggggctgggtttTATTCTGGTTTGAACCAGAAAGAACCAGACCCCGTCGCAGAGCTTGCAGAAGGGAGGCTGGATTCCCTCTGGTTTTCAGGGCAGCCTTCTCCGACTCCTGTGGGTGACGCTGGCTGGGTCAGGGGCAGAGACAGAAAGTGCCCTGGGTGACAAAGTGGGCCCTCATGAAGCAGGAGCCAGACCGTGAAGCCCGCCGGCTCGCGGACCTTATTCTCTGTTCTGTTCTGGTTTGGGGTTCTTGTTCTTTTTAACTGCTCTTTACAAGTGTAAGAACCCATCTGAGCTCTGAGCCCACTCCAAAACCGGCCTCAGCTGAACTTGGCCAGCAGTTCCCTGACCACTGCCTTAGGGACAACCACAGCAAGTGGTCCCACAGGCTGTGACAGACCAGCAAGTGACACAGGCCTGCTTGGGACGTGGGCACACACTGGCCACAACTGGGTTCGCCAGGTAGGAAGAATGGCGGTCCCTGGGCTGAGGTTCAGCGTGACAAACAGAGCGGGAGGGGTGGCACTGAAGGCTCCGTGTGGTTGGCTGTTGGTCATGGTCATGTCTAGAAGGAGTCCTGGCTCCATCGACTGCTTCTGCCTGGGCCACTTCCGGCAACACAACTGCTCTCGGCCTTGGTTTCCCTATGGTTCCCGCCTGGCGAGGCTGGGCATAAAGGGCTCAGCCCTGCTCAGGGCGGAGCTCGGGGAAGCACGCCGGCCACTGGTATCTCTGCTGCTGTGATGTGAACGTGGATGCTGTCCccaggcaagcacttcaccacggagccccagccccagccctagatgcCGCTCTTCCTGCACAGTGAGACCCTGGGACCCAGAGAGAAGCGCCCTCTGCTCCCAAATCAGAAATCAGTTGTCAGCACCGAAAGAGGGTGCCCAGGTGAACCTGAGTGTCGGTGAACAGTGGCTGATCCCAGGCGTGAGACTGCCTCATGTAGGACGTGGGATATGCTCATAAGAAAAAATGACTCGCTGTTTATCGGAAACACCCATGTAACCGGGCACCCCGTATTTTGTCAGATACGAGGGATCCCAAAGTGCATCTTGACTTGGTTCTACCGGGTCAGCTGCCCTGCACAATGAGTGAGAGACAGCGGCTGGGGTGCGGTTTTCAggtgggggtgcagctcagtgctgGGGGGTATGCTTCGTACGCAGCagggcctggattcaatcccgaCACCAcagaattaaatttgaaaatgtagttTTCTGTATCTCCaaagccctttttcatatttgagCTCATTTAAACGGACGTGTAGCGGGTGTGGTGGCCCGCCCTGTTAGCCTAGTGACAGGGAGGGGGCTGAGgcggcaggatcacaagttcaaggtgagcctcagcaacttggcaagaccttgtctcaaaatgcaaaataaagaggCCCAGGCTGTAGCTCGGGGTGGAGTCCCGAGTTTAACCCCATGTGTACGCAGAGGTGAGGGCGGCTGAGGGCTCTGGGGTCCTCCAACACTGGGGACCGGCCCAAGGGGCAGACGTGCTCTGGGTTTCTGCCACAGTGGGTGGCTGCGACAGGGGACGTGGCCAGGCGTGGACCAGGAAGAGGCAGCGGGGACCCAGACGGGCTGAGGCTGCAGGAAGGGGAAGGCGGGAAGCGGAAGAGGTGAGGCCCAGCTCAGCAGGACGGGTCCCCCTCCCCCTGTGCTGGGTGCGAGCAGACCCCCTGGCCCGCCTCCGCAGGGGCACAGGTTCCTCTCCACTGTGCCTCCTCGGCCAGCTCCCACCATCCACGCTCACCTTCAAAGTGGTCACCGATTTCCGTACAGTTGGTGCCATTTGTGCACACTCTCCAGACGTCGGCGTAGAAATCCTCTCCCACCCACCAGGCCTGCAGGGAGACAGGGAAACGGGCGGTTAGAGAGGCGCCTCCTTGCACGTCCTACTAGGACATTTTTAATTGTCCCAAGTAAGGGCAGAGGTGCTGCTGGCACCCAGACAGAGGCCAGGATGTTGCTAAGCCAGGCACAACACACGGGAAAGCCCCGGCAGTGCTGAGCGGAGCGGGGTCCGCAGGAGATCCGAATTCCCAGGACCTCTCGGAGGAGAGGACGGGTCgtgtcctccaggccctgccaaTCAAACCTGAACATGGATGCTCCAGAAGCCCCACGCTGAGGCCAGAGTCTCCATGCCTGGGCTGGGGCCACGGGGCAGGGAGGACGCCTCCAAACTGCCATCAAGCCAACGGAGGGCACAGGGGCCTCAGAGCACTGGATGTTCTCCAAGCGGGCGGGGAGGGGACTTACGTTGTCGATGGTGGCCACAAACAGCAGGGCTGCGGAGGTGATGTGGAAGATGATGATGAAGGCAAGGAGCACCA is a window encoding:
- the Emp2 gene encoding epithelial membrane protein 2 isoform X1, whose protein sequence is MLVLLAFIIIFHITSAALLFVATIDNAWWVGEDFYADVWRVCTNGTNCTEIGDHFEGYATLQAVQATMILSTTLCCIAFFIFLLQLFRLKQGARSVCDDRGCHLHRPAPGPSRQQPALLLPDVGGQVRLRLHPGLGGLRLHLHQRHHVPDSEEAQVAPGASTLPAPQSPHSDNRFVYNRFLWFF
- the Emp2 gene encoding epithelial membrane protein 2 isoform X2 is translated as MLVLLAFIIIFHITSAALLFVATIDNAWWVGEDFYADVWRVCTNGTNCTEIGDHFEGYATLQAVQATMILSTTLCCIAFFIFLLQLFRLKQGARFVLTSIIQLLSCLCVMIAAAIYTDRRQDLHDNNPRYYSLTSEGRYGYAFILAWVAFAFTFISGIMYLILRKRK